aaacctatgtgAACTAAACAATCTAGTAACGAGttgcaaagattatgttgatgtcgcaattacgaagttcaaaagataagcattatacttcgtgatTAAATATACtaatataaagcattcatcactattgatatattgttcTTTGACAttttgatcacaatatgatgatcatGTCTCTTATACTAGattttcatgtatataactttgcatgttaagttttcaatcagaaacgacttgaaagcttacgatatagaaatggaaacaagtcaattcatgtattactaacctcaagtagaaggatgatgtcataGTTGATGTCGATACATCGTCATCAACTTTAGGTCTTAAGAGTAATAATCGTAATCTTCAACATTTATAGACTtcatagtctaacctaacgaagttgtctctagtaatctaatcaagcgacttatgagttttgatactaaaatatgacaaacaaacttgacatatcaactctttgtgggttcaaccgagcaatgctctaacaatagtcTAATATGTAGATTCTGTGAATCCATGTAAAAAGATTTACTCGGAAAATCAATAAATTGTCTTTAGAATCTATATGTACAGTTCATATAAGACAACTAATCTTACTCAAAACACAGTTGCATATAGATGTTTTGTATGTTACTTTCCCAGGATAGAGACACAGGTTATACATTACAATGTGAATTCCTATAACAAACTTTATTTATTGGAGTTATAGTTTATTGGATGTTTGTTAGTGGCTTCCAATTATTTACTCATTCACCAGTAGGAAAGAACGGGAAACAGACACCTCTACTTTTTATTTCGACTGTGGTATGAGTAATTGAgtatatatgtattttttttttttcctttattttctataACTCAGTTCCAGTTAGACCACATTAAGACCAACAATCATTGATGGGCTCAAGCCCTCACCTAAAATTATCAAgtaaaataatattttaagaactggatgaaaaataaaataagatgagATAATACAACTATACATATGTATCCATTGCTGATGgtcatctattttttttttaaagtcttGTGTGGATTATTAGTTTGTAGAAAATCAACAATATATATTAATCTTTATTTTAAGTTATTGGCGCAATTAAGGGTTAACTTTTAGAATGATAAAATAAGAGACTAGTAATCCGTGATCAATATGAACCGATAAATTGTAGATAAATGGATGACAAAACAGATGAACACGGTTAATTACCCAGAGAAATTGCACATGCCATTTGAGTAATGATTGTTGAAAAATTGGATGATGAATTGTTACATCCTAGTAGGTTGGGCTTCCTCTCGGCACAGTTTGATAGCATGGATCGAATCACGTTCCACTCCCGCACATTGTAAGCCAAGATCAACAAACAAACGCATACCATCTCGGATTGCCTAGGCTTTAGTAACTATATTGCTGTTTTTGAAAATGTGCTTTGCATAACATGCAACATCATGAAACTAAAAAAAGTTGCAATAcataaaaagtaatcagaaaAACATTTCTCTGAATGTCACTTCTAAAAGACCAAGCTAACTCTGTGAAATAGTCTGTGATGTTACGGCACGACTCATCGCCTAGTCATTAACATTTGGCAAGAAATACTTATTTTCCAGTGCATTAATAAACTTTATTAACtaattatgataaaaaaaaattatgaactaAATAGACAATTGTACGAAGGATACATTCCAATTATTAATGTGATCTTTTTCTTTGTACAAAAACGCATTCAGAATTCAAACAACAAACTCGGATTAACTTATTagtaacaaaaaaaatcaaaaaatacaaGGAAAGTAGATAATATCTTGCACTGGTGATTATATATTCCTTGGGAtcgaatataaaataaaaattttcaaTCATTAAAATACAACAACTATAAACACCcaaattcacataaataaatatctcaacttgttagagcactactcggtcgaactcacatgcgttgctatctcaagcatgttcgttaatgttagtgatcaaaactataagtcttgatttatagtctacatatagctaagtctcggactaggatagaaagtgtagttgagctctagactccaaggcgttcatcattcaaagatgaagaactactcaaggaactggtagatcttcatcaacaaaaaggtatgtggaaacttgaacttatctatcactcaaaaatctatctactctatctcctatcttgagacaaaagtcgtattgctatatagacttcgattatacacatttctatttcgatccgagtttatctcgcctatctatttctcgaaatatgtgttggtaagcttttgctttggccaagttcatctctactcgtgatgaaagtcatatagattatttcaatatcttgaaaattgctttgatgaaaaatagtgtgtgaataacctctatttaacatcctctaagaatgtttcagtgattgaaataaagattttagaacatgtaaccatctttggatataagcatataatgTGTTCTCACGTTTGTGTATAAGTCaacttttccttgaaccaaagtatgcgtactttactggtttaggaagtccggaagctaagtccgcatACTCGTATAAGTActtccggaagttcacatcccgtgaatttctgctggagtttgtgaactgaaaacaagctcagtccgggtacttaagtatgtgtaacagtatgcgtacttaagtgggttaattTGTAAAATCggcttgttcatgaactaaatcatttatatattaaggaacgcaatttgcaaaccgtggctataatgttcatgaatcgattcgagtgaatcaaaaccgtttTTGCTACAatagtgtcttgtatacttatatgagatctaagcaattgaaaaactctcatactagttcatttgagtcatttgtactATTTATGGTGAAGGTGAATAAgtctgatatgaaagtgctcgtatggctaaccatttggttaactactattgaaccaactaagtgtacatgtttaggtacggttactcaaacctaaatgacatatatttcatttgtttataacaagctaagattcgatctaacggttgaaatatattagcttgaatctaatcaggttttaatctaacggtgaatgttgaatgctttgttaccaaggtaacttagattgcaaaccctgatttggagactatataaaggagaactctagcaactgggaaaactaatccccacacctcctgtgtgatactagttgtgttagctagagtcggttttcctttaaccttaggttactatcgagaccctgtaggttaaagacttaaagacttcaatgggattgtgaagccagacccaactattctctttgtagttgcatgatctgatcttgttgtttctatcatgattgagtgcaatcaTAATATtatcttgagattaatttctcggataggaaagatagaaaagtaatcacaaacatcttcgtctcatcatttatgattccacaatatcttgtttcgctagtcgattaagattattgtgaggtgattgatatttctaggttgttcttctggaatataagtctggtatatcaattggttccttttcaccttgatttatcaaaagacggaaaaaaaaaactcgtaggtatttctgtgggagacagatttatctattcatgtagacttttctgtgtgagacaaatttgtttattaaagtcttcgactttgggtcgtaacaactcttagttgtgggtgagatcagctaagggaatcaaatgcgtagtatcctactgggatcagagacataaggagcgcaactgtaccttgaatcattgtgagattgattggggctcaactacagtccagaccgaagttagtttgtagtaggctagtgtctgtagcggcttaatacagtgtggtgttcaatctggactaggtcccggtttttttttgcatttgcagtttcctcgttaacaaaacttctggtgtctgtgttatttcttttccgcattatattttgttatataattgaaatatcataggttgtgcattgaatcgatcaattggtaaatccaacctttggttgttgattgaaactgattgatccttgaacattggtctttggcaccgttcaagttatatctcttatattcagTCGGGCTCGAAGATTTGTATTTGCtggtgcagattgaattgagagatagagatattaactctttgatatacttttattaagattgagtctgactgtctagttgatgctcttaaaagtatattggagtgagtccatacagatttctaagcgaaatattgggtgacgttgttagaccctcgctttttcacaaCTAAATGTTTGTCGCTTTTGTTCGacgaaaaaaaattaatcaactagatTATAGGAGAAATTTTAGACCCCCAAAATCAAATCCTGGTTCAGCCATAGTTTTTCTGCATCACCGCTATGTCTATATTCATTCATACTAACAATTTAATACTCATgggcaatttaaaaaaaaattgattatggTTCACAAAAAAACAACATAGGAGTTGAATCCACAACTAAGGGGGATGAAAATGTTGTTCAAAAGGTCATTCATTCCATCGACTAATTCAGGCTTTGCTCCGGGTACACGACCACCACACTTGGTGTCAAGGAACCTTTTTGAGGTGATCATCCTATCATGAACTTTCTTAATCGTTTTCATCTTAGCCCGTGAAATAGCGTTTTCATGACACGTAGATAgtattgagaaaaaaaattgttgaaaacAATAAAGGTTTATGTTCTATTTTAGATGGTGGAGCCTTACTACTGGCAATGCTACTTTTAAAGTAAGAAATGGATATTTAGAGACTAGTATCCCTATAACACTACAATTCTAAAACCTAGATTACATGCTCTAATACCAACTAGTTACCCTATAAGACTGCAAAAAATTATGAGGACTAATGTATTAGTGAAAGCAAAAAAATGATTCAACAAGAAAAGTTCAGGGAGATCCCAGTTCAAACTTAAATTCGATCCCGAAATATGCTGGGAGACATCGATAGAGAATCTGAACTAAAATATGGGTTAGaaacaacatatcaaattaaatGTAAGCTCAGAAGTGATCTTCCCGTGTTCAGATAAGCCAAAGTTACAAGTACATAGAAACTATAATCATATATGACATATACACCCTTAAATTTGTTTTCCAACAACTAAAACAAATCACCTAGTTTGACCGAATTCTATAGCTTAACTTGATAAGAAtcgacaagaaacaaaaatctctGATCCAAATAAGATGCAAATTTAAATAGGGAGACATAACAGACAGTAGCTAACACTAATAGGAACCGGTGATACGAAAATACATATACACAAGATGAAACAATGAAACTGCATTATCATCACACATTCAGAATGGGAATTGTTCATCCCTTTTTCAATAAACTCTTCTATTCAACTTGTCAATGGCcttccggaggaatacaacacTGTTGCATCTTTCATTCAACAGTCCATGCCTAGTTTTGATTCTGCCAGATCTCAACTGAGAGCGGAAGAGATAAGGCAttctcaacaaaccctaaatccTACACCGACGGCACTGACTGTTGCTGCCTCCCCTGTGCAGCGCCAAAATCAGAGACAACATCGTCCCAGCAACAGCAAACGTGTTCCACGACCACCCTCCAGCGGTAATGTTAACTGGACCCAAATCCCAGCGGCCCAACCACCTCTCCTGCCAATCCCAGCATGCATCACACGGCCCAACAGACTCCATGCTACTCCCGTCAGCCCAACTACCAGCCTCACTGTTCTCCCTACTGGCCTGTGCCTCCCTGCCCTACCCTACAGCCCCTGCTTGGCAACCACGCCCTccacaacaacaccaacaacgcTCCTAACGCGCACGGTCACCTGGATTAGGTCGTGGCCAAGCTTACTTCACTCCGACcactgaagttctcaaaccggaTGATATTGCAGAGGCATATAGCTCCATGAGTCTTCAACCTCCTGATGAAGATTTCTATATGGACACCGGCGCTACCTCACATCTTACTTCAAATCCAGGTACGCTGCATAACGTTTTCAACTCTAGCAATGTTCGCTCTATTCTAGTTGGCAATGGCAGTAGTATACCAGTTACGGCTAGTGGTACCAAGTTCATACATCTTCcttctcgtcttcttcatctaaaAGATACCCTTGTTTTCCCTGGCATTATCAAAAACTTAGTGTCTGTACGCAAGTTTACTACTGATAATCATGTGTTTGTTGAGTTTGACCCATCTGGTTTCTCTGTGAAGGATCTGATTTCGAAGAAGACTATTCTACGATGTGACAGTTATGGAGAGATCTATCCTATCACCAAGTTCATCGTATCTCCTCCTACTCCGCTCTTGCCTCAACCTATCTCTCTTGTTGTTTGTTCGCCAGATGTTTGGCATAACCGGCTTGGCCATCCTGGAAAAGCTATATTAGATGTCTTACGCACCAAAAGTTTTATTTCGTGTAATAAAAATTCATGTTCTCAACTGtgtcattcttgtcaagttaGCAAACATGTTAGATTACCATTTTTTGAGTCCAATTCCAATACTTTTGCTCCCTTTGATATTATTGATAGTGACTTATGGACCTGTCCATCACATGTTGAAACAGGTTTTCGatattatcttattttatttgATGATTGCACTAATTATCTATGGGTTTATCCTTTAAAATTCAAATCTCAAGTTTACACCAAATTCTTGgaatttcactctttcgttaaaaCTCAATTTGAGCGTGACATCAAAAGTTTTCAATGTGATTTAGGTCGCGAGTTTGATAACTCTTCTTTTCATAATTTTGCTCATACAAATGGATTTGTCTTCCATTTCTATTGTCCTCAAACCTCCTCCCAGAATGGCAAGGCTGAGCATATGATTCGTCGAGTTAACGACATTACTCGTACTCTTATGTCTCACGCCTCAATTCCCTCCAAATATTGGGACGACTCTCTTAACATGGCCGTCTATCTTCATAACATTCTTCCTACCAATATTCTCCATTTTTGATCTCCTGTCTTTGCTCTCTATGGTCGACAACCTACATATGATCATCTTTGTATGTTTGGATGTCTTTGCTATCCTAACATTTCCTCCACCACACCTCACAAACTTGCTCCTCGCTCTACCAATTGTGTCTTTCTTGGTTTTCCTGTCAATCATCGTGGTTATCGTTATCTCGATCTTACCACACATAAAATCATTATCTCTCGTCATGTAACCTTTGACGAAACTGTCTTCCCTTTCGGAACATCTACTCCCAACGGTCATATAGACTCATAACCCTCTCCCTCACCTATCCACCGCTCTTTTGCTGAAACCCTTGCCCTTCGTCTGATGTCCTCAGTTCCCCTATTCCATATATTCCTCCTCACAGGAGCAGACCTACAGTGCCTCCCACTTCTTCCGCTACCACATCTACTAGTACAGCTCCCGCTTCTTCCGCTACCACATCTACTAGTCCAGCTCCTACTACTTCAAATGAACAGCCCACAATCTCCATTCCATCTTCCTCCCCTAGTTCAGTTTCTCCAATTCCCACTCTTGTACATCCTCCCACTGTTACGGCTCCACCCATCCCTCTTCCCTCTCGTCCGGTCACTCGGGCCTCCAGAGGCAATTTTTCCCCAATCACAAACTCAATCTTCATGTTCAGTCCAAATATAAGATCTCTCTGTTGCCTCGTTCCCACCTTTATGCTCTTAGGGACCCTAACTGGAATGCAGCCATGCTAGATGAATACATTgccatgttgaaaactaatacttgggaacttgTTCCTCGGCCACGAGATGCACATGTTATTCATTCTATGTGGCTTTTTCGCCACAAATTTCATGCTGACGGTTCCTTGCAGCGTCACAAGGCACGCCTAGTTTCCAATGGTAAGTCCCAACAAATTGCAATTGATTgttttgaaacgtttagtccggttgtcaaACCAGCGACTATTCGTACAATGCTTACTATTGCCACGTCACGTTCTTGGCCTATACATCAACTGGATGTCAAGAATGCGTTTCTCCACGGGGATTTGACTGAGACAGTTTATATGCATCATCCTCCGGGGTTTGTTGACCCTGAACACCCTGATTATGTATGTCGACTTCGTCGTTCACTTTATGGTCTAAATAAGGCTCCTCGTGCGTGGTTTCAGCGATTTGCCAAGTTCATTACCAATTGTGGTTTTCGGGGTAGTGTATGTGATCCATCTCTCTTCGTCTACTAATCCGGATCCGAGATGGCATATTTActtttatatgttgatgacatcatTTTGACAGCAAATACTGATCATCTTCTTGGAAAATTTATTACATTGATGAAACGAGAGTTTTCCATGACTGATCTTGGCCCGCTGCATCATTTTTTGGGTATTTCTGTTAACCGCTCATCTTCAGGCCTCTACTTGTCTCAGTCAGTTTACGCGAATGACATCATTGCTCGTGCATCTATGACAAACTGTAATCCTGTGGCCACACCAGTTGATACCAATTCGAAACTAAGTGCAACATTCGGTCCTGTGATCGAGGATCCTACTTTATACCGAAGCCTGGATGGGGCTCTTCAGTACCTCACCTTCACTAGACCGGACATTTCTTATGCAGTTCAGCAGGTATGTTTGTTTATGCATGACCCTAGGGAGCCTCACATGCAGGCCCTTAAGCGGATCCTTCGTTATCTTCAAGGTACACTTGATCATGGCTTGTTCCTGTCTGCCACTACACTCACTGGATTAACTGCTTATTCTGACGCTGATTGGGCTGGGTGTCCGGATTCCCGTCGATCCATTTCCGGATACTGCATCTTTCTAGGTGACAACTTAGTTTCCTGGTCTTCTGAGCGTCAGGCAACTGTCTCTCGCACAAGTGATGAAGCTGAATATCGGGGAGTGGCCAATGTTGTTGCAGAGACTACTTGGCTTCGCAACTTACTTCTTGAGCTTCATCTACCTCTACGGCATGGCACCATTGTATACTGTGATAACGTCAGTGTCGTCTATATGTCTGGTGGTCCTGTGCAACATCAACGcaccaaacatgtggagattgatataCATTTTGTTCGTGATCGCGTTCGTATTGGTGATATTCATGTACTACACATCCCCTCGGAAAATCAATATGCTGATATTTTTACCAAGGGCCTTCCACGACAGCTATTTACTCGTTTTCGTGCTAGTTTGAGCGTCTGCTCTTCTCCCGCTCCGattaagggggtgtaatagattaAATATTATCTTATTTCCTTTCTTAGCATTATTCTCAATTACTGTGAAGTATTCTCAATTACTGTGAGATACTCATTGACATTCTTTTGACATATAATAACTAATGAGAAAAGGGAAAGCTCTCATGGGAGTTTCACCACTATCCAAGACTAAGATACATgacaaacataaaaaaaacatCAATAAACCGAATAAAAATAGAACTAGTTAAAATAGATTCAAATTGATGttttcataaaagaaaatttgtgtTATCCAACTTGATTGACACAAAATTAGAGATGTTTTGAAAAGGTATGGTAAAAtcataagatgaagaagaagtatgAGAAGAAATAAAAGGTTGATTTAGACTCTACTTTTAGAAAGCTTGCATCAGATCTCGAATTGTCGCAGAATATAAGCGATTGTGTAAAAATTgcagaagaaaaccaaagattcAACTGAATAATTGAGAGGATTGAATATGTGCTTTCCTCTGGAAGAGAACAAGAAAGAACTGAGGATTGAATGAATTCTCAAAGGTTTATAAAGAAATAAATCTGACACCATGTAGGAACCAATCACAATTGTAACTGAAGTGTGTGAAACATTACAAGGCCAAGACTAGAGATCCACTATTTATAGAACATATGCATCAGGCTAATCTGAGATAACAAACAAAAGACAATCTGTTTGCACTTATTATTTAACAGACACAAAAGCATTTCCATGCAAATTGTTGTTTGAGATTATACAGTTTACAATTCTATTTCATGCTTGCCCTAGATGCAGATATGGATTTGAAATGAGATAGGGAAGCAGCTGAACGAATCCGTGATTGAAGGGTTTTTTAATACCCTTTCAAAATTATGCAGCTAAAATGCAACTTGATACAACTGTATTTCTTTAAAGCACCATACATCGTGTCATTATTGATAGAAGGTTTGCACATGCATACTGGATAACCAAGTGATTCTTAGTTCTTATAGTATTACTTGGACGCAATGACGGATCCAGAACTTTATGATGGCAAAGGCACTTCATGATTTATATATTtacttttgtttgtttgtttattgATTGATACATTTTATAATTATCTATGAAAACTTTTTATAATTGAAGCGacataaaatcaaaaatactCTTTTCAATATAACAAAGCAAATTATCATCCACCCACTAATCTGTCAGGTCGCACAATCGACAATTCCATATTGAAAAATACTCTTTCTACTTTAGTAGTAACCATACATAGGTAAGAACACGCTAACATGAAAACACATAATTTAATTAATACACAACATTTTTTTGTCTTAACCATTCTTATAGCAAGACGTCCCAGAAACATCATCAAATTGATGAGAAAATCTACATAGACAACGCTCTTGAATTACCTAAAAGAATACAGTGCCAAGTGTCGGTTTATCTTGTAAAGATTTCTGCAACTCAATTCTTTCAAGACTTCTTACAAATAACAAGGAATTGAACTATTTGCTAACCACTCAAATCCAATCACAAATACCGTTAATATTATACAATAGtcaaggatcttccgtttatatCGAATACGAAGATAACACGATATGATAGATCTGAAACTATTTGATCAAGATCAACCAAGATgttgattatttcgataatcaACATATACAAGTTAGGTTTGCAAGCAAACAACTTTTCGATCTGCACAACTTAAGATTCACGTCCATAAAAGATAATATGTTTGTCCAAGATAATTAAGTCACTTAAATCAGCATGCTAAGATCAGAAACACAAAAGAACTTCaagtcttcaatctttttaatcttCAATATTAACAACTTGAACTTGATTTCGCTAATGATTTCTCTCACACAACGTAGTTTGTCGTATACTCAGTAGTAACTTTCCTTCTTAACATCTTCGAAGTATGAAATGCCAAAGTTCTCATAAGATGGGCGTGGGTGGTTGAAGTAGTGTCGTCTCTAGAAGAGGAAGGTATAAAGCCACACAACTGTATGTATTGATCAAGTGCAAACCGGTATCAGTGGTATGGGTTTTACGTAAGATGTAgtcttgtaatgttttgtttgggACCAAGAGGCGACAAAACAGTAATGACTTATATATACTACACACTGTATATGCCAATCCCATCATCTTTGAGACGGAGAGTAACCATGCAATATTGTAATGGCCCATTAACTTTGATTTCCTAAAGCAATACATTAAACTTGCAGACGGAAAGATAAATAGAGACAAACCCAAAAACGTTTCAAAAACTGACAGAAGTTAAAAAGGAGATTTTATGATATTGCAAATTCTTCACTCGAAAGATCTAGCGGCTTGTCGATGTTTGATCAATATATAGGGTTCAAATCGTTATACTTCATATATTAAAATTTATGTTCACCGATTATTAAGGCGTCTCAAAGATATATTCGGCAATTAGCATCTCTTTGGTCAACAGTTGCAAAGGTTTGTTTTTATAACGTGTCTATTGGTCAAACGATTACAATAGGTGGACCAGTATCTAATCCACATTCACCAATAATCCCTCGATTGACACAAACCCACTAGACCCAAAACCAAAACCTATTTTTCGATGCGTGGGGCTCAGGCTATCTATGTCGAGAAATTTTACTGGATATAATCCCGGTGCGTGTTATTATTCTTTAAAATCTAGAAAATAACGTGGCAATATAATTTTCAAGAAAATGTGAGAAGTGATGTGGTTGTGCCATGTCAGCCACAACATTCTCCTCCTTTATGTAAAGAAGTGTGTTGAGTATGACGTGGCGGCGCTATATTAAAGGATTCAATATCTCTTCTCTAGAAAGCCCAATTTCAGAATACAAAAACAGAACCAAAATCAATTGTCCAAGAAAACCAAACCGATGAAAAAAACATTGATGATTACAAATATTAAACAACGGAAATAGAAGATTCATGTGATTTTCACCAGATCTTCACTAAATTAAGCTTATCAAGCTTCCTTCTATTGATTTTCGCATGCAGAGTCGCCGCCATCCTTTGATGATaatta
This genomic stretch from Papaver somniferum cultivar HN1 chromosome 5, ASM357369v1, whole genome shotgun sequence harbors:
- the LOC113280467 gene encoding uncharacterized protein LOC113280467: MAYLLLYVDDIILTANTDHLLGKFITLMKREFSMTDLGPLHHFLGISVNRSSSGLYLSQSVYANDIIARASMTNCNPVATPVDTNSKLSATFGPVIEDPTLYRSLDGALQYLTFTRPDISYAVQQVCLFMHDPREPHMQALKRILRYLQGTLDHGLFLSATTLTGLTAYSDADWAGCPDSRRSISGYCIFLGDNLVSWSSERQATVSRTSDEAEYRGVANVVAETTWLRNLLLELHLPLRHGTIVYCDNVSVVYMSGGPVQHQRTKHVEIDIHFVRDRVRIGDIHVLHIPSENQYADIFTKGLPRQLFTRFRASLSVCSSPAPIKGV